A stretch of Candidatus Peregrinibacteria bacterium DNA encodes these proteins:
- a CDS encoding CpaF family protein has translation MITSEQTIHEIEEALHKKLFHSIKKSESFNKFELEKEAMKLIEEGNYILPTSIKKIIVTNIINKITGLGPLEVLMQDSTVTEVMVNGKDDIFVEQNGKLQKTDIKFQSDESLLQVINRIVSRIGRRIDESSPLVDARLPDGSRVNAIIPPLSLTGPILTIRKFPEKSIEIADLLKFNSLSDKMAEFLYYCILSKQNMIISGGTGSGKTSLLNVCANLIPKDQRVITIEDAAEIKLDLPHLIRLESKAANMEGKGSIAIRTLLKNALRMRPDRIIVGEIRGAEAIDMLQAMNTGHDGSLTTVHANAPREALIRTETMVLMANLDLPLPAIRNQIISSIDIIIQQERDVEGKRRITHISEIDKNFNSTEYKVNDIFVYSRETMTHVPTGFIPKMIKKFKDYNIDVNEDFFK, from the coding sequence ATGATTACTTCTGAACAAACAATTCATGAAATAGAGGAGGCTTTACACAAAAAGCTTTTTCATTCTATAAAAAAGTCCGAATCATTCAATAAATTTGAGCTGGAAAAAGAGGCTATGAAGTTAATCGAAGAAGGTAACTACATCCTACCGACTTCAATTAAAAAGATAATAGTAACGAATATCATAAATAAAATCACCGGACTTGGGCCACTTGAAGTTCTGATGCAAGACAGTACAGTCACTGAAGTTATGGTCAATGGAAAAGATGATATCTTCGTAGAACAAAACGGCAAACTACAAAAAACCGACATAAAATTCCAATCAGATGAAAGCCTACTGCAAGTAATTAATAGAATCGTAAGTAGAATTGGTCGTCGAATAGATGAATCAAGCCCACTAGTTGATGCACGCCTACCTGACGGATCACGTGTGAATGCAATCATACCTCCATTAAGCCTCACTGGGCCGATTTTAACTATTCGAAAATTTCCGGAAAAATCTATTGAAATCGCAGACCTGCTAAAATTCAATTCACTCTCAGACAAAATGGCTGAATTCCTATATTACTGCATTCTTTCAAAGCAAAACATGATTATATCCGGTGGAACCGGATCCGGTAAAACAAGCCTACTCAATGTGTGCGCGAACTTAATACCAAAGGACCAAAGAGTAATAACTATAGAAGATGCCGCCGAAATAAAACTAGACTTACCTCACTTGATTCGTCTGGAAAGCAAAGCTGCAAATATGGAAGGTAAAGGATCAATAGCCATCCGTACCTTACTCAAAAATGCCCTGCGAATGCGCCCGGACAGAATTATAGTTGGTGAAATCAGAGGTGCAGAGGCGATAGATATGCTGCAAGCGATGAACACTGGACATGATGGTTCGCTCACTACAGTCCATGCAAATGCACCACGTGAAGCGCTAATCAGAACTGAAACGATGGTATTGATGGCAAACCTAGACTTACCTTTGCCTGCTATTAGAAATCAAATTATAAGCAGTATAGATATAATCATACAACAAGAGCGTGACGTCGAAGGTAAAAGACGAATTACACACATAAGTGAAATAGACAAAAACTTCAATTCGACTGAATACAAAGTCAATGATATATTTGTCTATTCAAGAGAAACCATGACCCATGTTCCGACTGGCTTCATACCGAAAATGATAAAAAAATTCAAAGACTATAATATAGACGTAAATGAAGATTTCTTTAAATAA
- a CDS encoding type II secretion system F family protein, whose product MKISLNKIYSYKYFLLICEFLIFILCMLIGIKFLFSFFIAVSPMAFIYIVQKFAEIKRKRRFSEQIPETVRAISNAMKAGYSFEQALSFVSRESISPIKGYLTETVRELEYNFSTEEVLNNLKNKANNSDINLVVDGILMQYKIGGNLIEMLENIADVTRERVKLQNDLKTFTAQGRFSGILVSMLFPLSLFMFSIISPEYVAPMYDTITGQFFLILAVLLEIIGFRLIWNITHIKL is encoded by the coding sequence ATGAAGATTTCTTTAAATAAAATTTATTCTTACAAATATTTTCTTCTGATATGTGAATTCTTGATCTTCATACTTTGCATGCTTATTGGAATTAAGTTTTTATTCTCATTTTTCATTGCAGTAAGTCCGATGGCCTTCATATATATAGTACAAAAATTCGCCGAAATAAAAAGAAAGCGCCGCTTTAGCGAACAAATACCGGAAACCGTACGTGCCATTTCAAATGCAATGAAAGCAGGCTACTCATTTGAGCAAGCATTATCATTTGTATCCAGAGAATCTATAAGTCCAATCAAAGGATACCTAACCGAAACGGTAAGAGAGCTTGAATATAACTTTTCAACGGAAGAAGTCCTGAACAACCTAAAAAACAAAGCAAATAACTCGGATATAAACCTAGTAGTAGATGGTATCTTGATGCAATACAAAATCGGTGGCAACCTTATCGAAATGCTAGAAAACATCGCTGATGTCACTCGCGAAAGAGTAAAATTACAAAACGACTTAAAAACATTCACTGCACAAGGGCGGTTTTCAGGAATATTGGTATCGATGCTATTTCCATTATCATTATTTATGTTTTCTATAATAAGCCCAGAATACGTCGCTCCAATGTACGACACTATAACCGGACAATTCTTCTTGATACTAGCCGTATTGCTCGAAATCATAGGGTTTCGACTCATATGGAATATTACTCATATAAAATTATAA
- a CDS encoding Flp family type IVb pilin gives MKLQLCTLYLRLMDKKAQAMSEYALILALIAVIAVVTVTLLGTTLRTTFQNIVDSFGS, from the coding sequence ATGAAACTACAACTTTGCACACTATATCTTCGCCTTATGGATAAAAAGGCACAAGCTATGTCTGAATACGCACTTATCCTTGCATTGATTGCCGTAATCGCTGTCGTAACAGTCACTCTACTTGGTACAACTCTAAGAACGACATTCCAAAACATTGTAGATTCATTTGGTTCGTAG
- a CDS encoding RlmE family RNA methyltransferase produces MPKPFNPQDKYFHKAKKEGYKARSAFKLEEIQERLKILKSGNLVLDLGAAPGSFLQYTSKVIGENGAALGLDLQEIDLELPNVHTEICDIYEDNSVDELIKKFLETKGIHTPATTKFDVVLSDLAPKTSGQKDVDQWRSVELNQQVLEIAARHLKIHGNCLMKVFQGADFDEFLKNTKKLFKLVRVVKPKAVRDRSFEVYLVCLDKNSA; encoded by the coding sequence GTGCCAAAACCATTCAACCCTCAAGATAAATATTTTCACAAAGCAAAAAAAGAAGGCTATAAGGCTAGAAGTGCTTTTAAGTTAGAAGAAATTCAAGAACGACTCAAAATCCTAAAATCAGGGAATCTAGTTCTAGATCTAGGGGCTGCACCGGGGAGTTTTTTGCAATACACTTCAAAAGTCATCGGCGAGAATGGTGCTGCACTCGGCCTGGACTTACAAGAAATAGATTTAGAATTACCAAATGTACACACAGAAATATGCGATATTTATGAGGACAACAGTGTGGATGAGCTAATCAAAAAGTTTCTTGAGACAAAAGGCATTCATACGCCTGCAACAACAAAGTTTGATGTAGTACTCTCAGACCTCGCTCCCAAGACCTCCGGACAAAAAGATGTAGATCAATGGAGATCAGTTGAACTAAATCAACAAGTACTGGAAATCGCCGCAAGACATTTAAAAATCCATGGCAACTGCCTCATGAAAGTATTTCAGGGCGCGGACTTCGATGAATTCCTCAAAAACACCAAAAAACTTTTTAAACTCGTAAGAGTAGTTAAGCCAAAAGCAGTTAGAGATAGAAGTTTTGAGGTATACCTAGTTTGCCTTGATAAAAATTCTGCATAG
- a CDS encoding type IV secretion system DNA-binding domain-containing protein: MKETLLTIGTALWSFILTHPVIFIAILISAWLLPKWIFRSLEYWYTRFHRNDTVYMKVILPRKDSKLDKEKETEKDFKEKIAVMEQFFRNIHEIRELNLWNQLKSYIFNHDSVSFELVLQNKELYFYVVTYKYFKTLVEKQITSYYPDAEITYEDDYKVGNEGDSTKGYYLYTKGEDHLPIRTYKTLENDALNDLTNVFSKLQEDEFASVQIIVNALAKGWGKKAEKKGEMMFKGQGSKSFWSKIPVIGFLNSILVGAVLGADQVKTNAPGADSGDSYVRMLQSREEVAKKVGEKALQVGFDTTIRVVASSKTKNRTEDILNNLVVAFNLFNEPEMNYFQNRRSLLPLDFVSTPLILHGYKLRLRKFFNKVSLMVPEELASMYHFPSTKYNYTPTIKWLSYSILPAPTNLPTEGVVLGYNVFRGEKHEVRIMKNDRTRHQYIIGKSGSGKSALLSYMARQDIANGDGVCVVDPHGDLIEDVLHYIPKERAKDVIVFNPSDMDRPMGLNILEADTPEEMDLVSSQATEIFIKLFGDEIFGPRIQHYFRNACLTLMEDKEEGATLIDVPRMFTDDDFMRYKVSKVKNPVVKSFWVHEYAHTADRERQEMIPYFSSKFGPFITNSIMRDTIGQTKSAFNFRDVMDNKKILLINLSKGKIGDLNTQLLGLIVVARIQMAAMSRADIPEDERKDFYLYVDEFQNFATDSFCEILSEARKYHLALIMAHQYIGQLTVSKFGNSSTKIRDAVFGNAGTIVSFKVGAEDGEYLEKEYSPVLSQQDIIGIAKYKAYIKLSIDNSPTRPFSLQTIWDTTGKNAKIAEIVKQYSRMKYGRKKEFVDQEIAARIGIDLNDDSAAVLGELGKPPGSESKAPEGANGDPAGGMLGAIGAMAASAIKKPEDDKKDDSNITKDADTNDAAQDNK; encoded by the coding sequence TTGAAAGAGACACTTCTAACAATTGGTACAGCTCTGTGGAGTTTTATTCTGACTCATCCTGTGATTTTCATTGCGATTTTAATTTCAGCTTGGCTTTTACCAAAATGGATATTCCGTTCACTTGAATATTGGTATACGAGGTTTCATCGCAACGACACTGTTTACATGAAGGTTATTTTGCCAAGGAAGGACTCGAAGCTTGATAAAGAGAAAGAGACTGAAAAAGATTTCAAAGAGAAGATTGCTGTGATGGAGCAGTTTTTTCGTAATATACATGAAATTCGTGAGCTTAATCTGTGGAATCAACTTAAATCATATATTTTTAATCATGATTCGGTTTCATTTGAGTTAGTGCTGCAAAATAAAGAATTATATTTTTATGTGGTGACGTATAAGTATTTTAAAACGCTTGTTGAAAAACAAATTACTTCATATTACCCGGATGCGGAGATTACTTATGAGGATGATTATAAGGTTGGAAATGAGGGGGATAGTACAAAAGGTTATTATTTGTATACTAAGGGTGAAGATCATTTGCCAATTCGTACTTACAAGACGCTTGAAAATGACGCTTTGAATGATCTTACGAATGTGTTCTCCAAACTTCAAGAGGATGAATTTGCCTCTGTGCAAATTATAGTGAATGCTCTTGCGAAGGGTTGGGGAAAGAAGGCTGAGAAAAAAGGTGAGATGATGTTCAAAGGGCAGGGGAGCAAATCTTTTTGGTCCAAAATACCCGTTATAGGTTTCCTCAATTCTATTCTAGTAGGTGCCGTACTTGGTGCGGATCAAGTTAAAACAAATGCTCCCGGCGCCGACTCCGGAGATAGTTATGTGCGTATGTTGCAGTCACGTGAGGAGGTCGCGAAGAAGGTTGGTGAAAAAGCGCTTCAAGTAGGTTTTGATACTACAATACGTGTAGTTGCGTCATCTAAGACGAAGAATAGAACAGAGGATATTTTAAATAACTTGGTCGTGGCGTTCAATCTTTTCAATGAGCCGGAGATGAATTATTTTCAAAATAGGCGCTCTCTCCTTCCATTAGATTTTGTGAGCACACCACTTATATTGCATGGTTATAAGCTGCGTCTTCGTAAGTTTTTCAATAAGGTTTCTCTTATGGTGCCGGAAGAGTTGGCTTCTATGTATCATTTCCCTTCGACCAAATACAATTATACTCCAACGATTAAGTGGTTATCTTACTCTATTCTTCCGGCCCCTACGAATTTGCCTACAGAAGGGGTTGTCCTTGGTTATAATGTCTTTAGGGGGGAGAAACATGAAGTACGTATAATGAAAAATGATCGTACTCGTCATCAATATATCATTGGTAAATCCGGTTCAGGTAAATCTGCGCTTTTGAGTTATATGGCTCGTCAGGATATAGCGAATGGTGATGGAGTCTGTGTGGTTGACCCTCATGGTGATTTGATTGAGGATGTTTTGCATTATATTCCAAAGGAGCGTGCAAAGGATGTTATTGTTTTCAATCCATCCGATATGGATCGTCCTATGGGACTTAATATTCTTGAAGCTGATACCCCCGAGGAGATGGACCTTGTATCCAGTCAGGCGACAGAGATATTTATAAAGCTGTTTGGTGATGAGATATTCGGACCTCGTATTCAGCATTATTTCCGTAATGCATGTTTGACTTTGATGGAAGACAAGGAGGAGGGTGCTACCCTTATAGATGTACCACGTATGTTCACGGATGATGATTTTATGAGATACAAGGTTTCAAAGGTTAAAAATCCAGTAGTTAAATCCTTCTGGGTACATGAGTATGCACATACTGCAGATCGTGAACGTCAGGAAATGATTCCATACTTCAGTTCAAAGTTTGGACCGTTTATTACGAATTCGATTATGCGTGATACGATTGGTCAAACTAAGTCTGCATTTAATTTTAGAGATGTGATGGATAATAAGAAAATTCTACTTATTAATCTGTCAAAAGGTAAGATAGGGGATTTGAATACGCAGCTACTCGGACTTATTGTTGTGGCACGTATTCAGATGGCTGCTATGTCTAGAGCTGATATTCCGGAGGATGAGCGTAAAGATTTCTATTTATATGTGGATGAGTTCCAAAATTTCGCTACAGATTCATTTTGTGAAATTCTTTCTGAGGCTCGTAAATATCACTTGGCATTAATTATGGCTCATCAGTATATAGGGCAGCTGACTGTTTCCAAATTTGGTAATTCCAGTACGAAAATTCGAGATGCCGTTTTTGGTAATGCCGGTACTATAGTATCTTTCAAAGTTGGTGCTGAGGATGGTGAGTATTTGGAGAAAGAATATTCTCCGGTGCTTTCACAGCAAGACATCATTGGAATCGCTAAGTATAAGGCTTATATTAAGCTCAGTATAGATAATAGTCCAACAAGGCCATTCTCATTGCAGACAATTTGGGATACTACCGGTAAGAATGCAAAGATTGCGGAAATAGTTAAACAGTATTCGCGTATGAAGTATGGTCGTAAAAAGGAATTCGTTGATCAAGAAATTGCAGCTCGTATAGGTATTGATTTAAATGACGATAGCGCCGCTGTACTCGGCGAACTGGGAAAACCTCCCGGGTCTGAGTCCAAAGCGCCCGAGGGTGCCAATGGTGACCCTGCCGGAGGTATGCTTGGTGCAATCGGGGCAATGGCTGCATCAGCTATAAAGAAGCCTGAAGATGATAAAAAAGATGATTCTAATATTACTAAAGATGCAGATACTAATGATGCTGCACAAGATAACAAATAA
- a CDS encoding pilus assembly protein, translated as MFKLIINKRGQALVEFAVIFPLIIILLFGIYEIGIALSAQQTITYAAREGARVGALTNENSQIEGAIQAATEFIDESNSRITIQIIPESEATRNRGDELTIRIEYTMPLLILNIISNDITLTSQATARIEI; from the coding sequence ATGTTTAAACTCATCATAAATAAACGAGGGCAAGCCTTGGTAGAGTTTGCTGTGATTTTCCCATTGATCATCATTCTACTTTTTGGAATCTATGAAATTGGGATCGCCCTTTCCGCACAACAAACCATAACCTATGCTGCAAGAGAAGGAGCCAGGGTTGGCGCACTTACAAACGAGAACTCTCAAATAGAGGGTGCTATACAAGCTGCCACAGAGTTTATAGATGAGAGTAATAGTCGAATTACTATCCAAATCATCCCGGAATCCGAAGCCACTCGAAACAGAGGAGATGAATTAACAATTCGAATTGAATATACTATGCCACTACTTATTTTAAATATAATATCAAACGATATTACCTTAACCTCTCAAGCAACTGCAAGAATTGAAATCTAA
- a CDS encoding TatD family hydrolase produces MSQDIRLIDTHSHINFDLFDDRREEVIENYKRVGGGKMILVGCAKDSSERAVKFAKEYDNFYATVGVHPTSVNELTDDFLAWCHERVISCEAVAIGETGLDYYHMTFSEEEQIEALRKQARLAKELDIPLIIHSRDKGMVSSKIDMDNKPNPGAVGPCGQMCFDVLQEEGIVKAIFHCFSYNLDFAKKVWEAGYLTSFSGIVTYPKNEYLRAVVLAAPADMFLIETDCPYLSPQSKRGQDNEPAFVFETAKEIAKVRGVSVEEIGELTAQNAERVFF; encoded by the coding sequence ATGTCTCAAGATATTCGGCTTATAGATACACATTCACATATTAATTTTGATTTGTTTGACGATCGGCGAGAGGAGGTTATTGAAAATTATAAAAGAGTAGGTGGGGGTAAAATGATTTTGGTTGGTTGTGCGAAGGATTCGAGTGAAAGAGCTGTTAAGTTTGCAAAAGAATACGATAATTTTTATGCGACAGTTGGTGTTCATCCGACATCAGTCAACGAGTTGACGGATGATTTCCTTGCGTGGTGTCATGAAAGGGTTATTTCATGTGAAGCCGTTGCAATAGGAGAGACCGGCCTTGATTATTATCATATGACTTTCTCTGAGGAAGAGCAGATTGAGGCTTTGCGAAAACAGGCGAGATTGGCCAAGGAGCTAGATATACCGCTAATCATTCATTCGCGTGATAAGGGGATGGTGAGTTCAAAGATTGATATGGATAACAAACCAAACCCTGGTGCTGTTGGTCCATGTGGTCAGATGTGTTTTGATGTTTTGCAAGAAGAAGGCATAGTTAAAGCTATATTTCATTGTTTTTCTTATAATTTAGATTTTGCAAAGAAGGTTTGGGAGGCTGGGTATTTGACCTCTTTCTCAGGGATTGTGACTTATCCAAAAAACGAATATCTTCGCGCAGTTGTTTTGGCTGCTCCAGCCGATATGTTTCTTATCGAGACAGATTGCCCATATTTGAGCCCACAATCAAAACGAGGTCAGGACAACGAGCCTGCTTTTGTTTTCGAAACCGCCAAAGAGATCGCTAAAGTTCGTGGGGTGTCAGTAGAAGAGATTGGTGAGTTGACTGCTCAGAATGCTGAGAGGGTGTTTTTCTAA
- a CDS encoding type II secretion system F family protein, with protein MDQSLIKFIYKIPKLPFTQPGWFVKKFTNKEKLNKQLHLLDDIQLSDLEIMRIKQFLCNFTFIFFFIYILVTGLFLKGIFLNLAMDLTICFLPETIFTRILRLKNRKIKKQLPDFIDALTMAIESGLNFNNAFDYVSSKTKGELGEETSKTKGEISFGVSQEEALQNMADRISIDDFTKFVSAIKQAKQLGVSIAETLKIQSDLIRTRRKQRAQELSQTAAVKISIPLVFCIFPALLIIYLMPGILRLFMS; from the coding sequence ATGGATCAAAGTTTAATAAAATTCATTTACAAGATACCAAAGCTCCCATTCACTCAACCTGGATGGTTTGTCAAAAAATTTACAAATAAAGAGAAATTAAACAAACAACTTCACTTACTTGATGACATACAATTAAGTGATTTGGAAATAATGAGAATCAAACAATTCCTTTGTAATTTCACATTTATTTTTTTCTTTATATATATATTGGTAACCGGCCTATTTCTAAAAGGAATATTTTTAAATTTGGCCATGGATCTGACAATATGCTTTCTTCCTGAAACAATATTTACCAGAATTTTAAGATTAAAAAATAGAAAAATAAAAAAGCAATTACCAGATTTCATAGATGCACTCACGATGGCAATAGAGTCCGGACTCAATTTCAACAACGCATTTGACTATGTAAGTAGCAAAACAAAGGGTGAGCTTGGAGAGGAGACAAGCAAAACTAAAGGTGAGATATCATTTGGTGTAAGCCAAGAGGAAGCTTTGCAAAATATGGCTGACAGAATATCTATTGATGATTTTACGAAATTCGTCAGTGCTATCAAGCAAGCAAAACAACTAGGTGTATCCATAGCGGAAACTCTAAAAATCCAATCTGATTTGATACGAACACGCCGCAAACAAAGGGCGCAAGAGTTGAGCCAAACAGCAGCAGTTAAAATATCGATACCATTGGTGTTCTGTATATTCCCTGCCCTGCTGATTATATACCTAATGCCTGGCATACTAAGATTATTTATGTCGTAA
- a CDS encoding Tad domain-containing protein, whose product MKSKNANALTIAIVMIPAVLILTGLVIDGGMVFVKKAKLQSIADNAANAGASMVGDEIVDIVNAKLAADPEFEVPENILDALDDTDRDQLAASSGPKSKASEYITLNNSNNFNLNQEDIVFPYNYSPGDSNISIKIDLGTIHELYFTSMLGIQNQQVTAESIALIGIK is encoded by the coding sequence TTGAAATCTAAAAATGCAAATGCACTAACTATTGCAATCGTTATGATTCCGGCCGTACTTATTCTCACCGGTTTGGTCATAGATGGAGGCATGGTTTTCGTAAAAAAAGCAAAACTTCAATCAATAGCCGATAACGCCGCTAATGCCGGAGCGTCAATGGTAGGAGATGAAATAGTGGATATAGTAAATGCAAAACTGGCCGCCGACCCAGAATTTGAAGTGCCAGAAAATATACTCGATGCATTAGACGATACAGATAGAGATCAACTTGCCGCAAGCTCAGGCCCAAAAAGCAAAGCATCCGAATACATAACCTTAAACAATTCCAATAACTTTAACCTAAATCAAGAAGATATTGTATTCCCATACAATTATTCACCTGGAGACTCCAATATATCAATTAAAATTGACTTAGGTACTATACATGAACTATATTTCACCTCTATGCTTGGAATTCAAAACCAACAAGTCACTGCTGAGTCAATAGCTCTAATCGGTATTAAATAA
- a CDS encoding AAA family ATPase translates to MNNTQSHKQIIAFTSAKGGTGQTLIASNMAYLASKRTNTLFIQLTRYPDAHTFFDIDNEKNFTHVINFLENKEDVIKTYQALTYRKNNLSILLSPSNTKELSDLSGERISEIIRTAAMIYGNIIIDLSNDFQERDAVLYSATQIIITSNLDPQSIVKTNQLTEELERKLPQTQKQLIINQTPASISKKDFQSYFKKEVAYTLPFDNEGAWDNIAFSTPYVDRPSKLSKKTETILDKILS, encoded by the coding sequence ATGAACAATACCCAATCCCACAAACAGATTATCGCATTCACCTCAGCCAAAGGCGGGACTGGTCAAACATTGATAGCAAGCAATATGGCCTATTTGGCATCCAAAAGAACTAACACCCTATTCATTCAACTGACAAGATATCCTGATGCACACACATTTTTTGACATAGATAATGAAAAAAACTTCACGCATGTGATAAATTTCTTAGAAAACAAAGAAGACGTCATCAAAACCTACCAAGCTCTTACTTACAGAAAAAACAACCTCTCGATTTTACTTTCACCAAGCAATACAAAGGAGTTAAGTGACCTAAGCGGTGAACGAATATCAGAGATTATAAGGACGGCTGCTATGATCTATGGAAATATCATAATAGATCTAAGCAATGATTTCCAGGAGAGAGATGCTGTACTATATAGCGCAACTCAAATTATTATCACTTCAAACCTAGATCCACAAAGCATAGTGAAAACAAATCAATTGACTGAAGAGTTGGAACGCAAATTACCGCAAACTCAAAAACAATTGATCATAAATCAAACCCCAGCATCGATAAGCAAAAAGGATTTCCAAAGTTATTTCAAGAAAGAGGTCGCGTACACACTACCATTTGACAATGAAGGCGCCTGGGACAATATAGCGTTTTCAACTCCATATGTAGACAGACCATCCAAATTATCAAAAAAAACAGAAACAATATTGGATAAAATTTTATCTTAA
- the fumC gene encoding class II fumarate hydratase, with amino-acid sequence MTEFRKESDSFGELQVPTNSYYGAQTARSLINFKIGDEKLPRPLVRSLGIVKKAAAMTNKDLGVLDEALADTIMKAADEVIDLTLYDHFPLTIWQTGSGTQSNMNVNEVIANRAIEMLGGEIGSKTPVHPNDHVNKGQSTNDTFPSAMHISAVEQIHNELIPALEDLYAALKEKQEEFKDIIKIGRTHCQDATPLTLGQEFSGYVTQVKKGVKRIKDTLPNLYELAQGGTAVGTGLNTAHGFAEKFAKTVSELTGLPFITAENKFEALAAHDAIVEASGAMNTLACSLMKIANDLRLLGSGPRSGLGEISLPENEPGSSIMPGKINPTQCEALTMVCAQVMGNHTTITMSGATGHFELNVFKPVMAYAVLQSIRLLADCTGSFTEKCITGIKANKDRINQLMEDSLMLVTALNPHIGYDNSTKIAKYAHEKGISLRDSAIQSGLLTEEQFTEWVRPENMI; translated from the coding sequence ATGACGGAATTTAGAAAAGAATCAGACAGTTTCGGAGAGCTACAAGTACCAACAAATTCTTATTACGGAGCGCAGACCGCACGCTCTTTGATAAATTTCAAAATTGGAGATGAAAAACTTCCTCGTCCACTTGTACGTTCCCTCGGAATTGTAAAAAAAGCGGCAGCAATGACAAACAAAGACCTAGGAGTTCTAGACGAGGCGCTCGCTGATACAATAATGAAAGCTGCAGACGAAGTAATCGATCTAACTCTATACGATCATTTTCCACTAACAATTTGGCAAACAGGTTCAGGGACTCAGTCAAACATGAATGTAAATGAAGTAATTGCAAATCGTGCAATTGAAATGCTAGGTGGGGAAATCGGTTCTAAAACTCCGGTGCATCCAAATGATCATGTAAACAAAGGACAATCTACAAACGACACATTCCCATCTGCTATGCACATCTCAGCGGTCGAGCAAATTCATAATGAACTAATCCCAGCTCTTGAAGATCTATATGCAGCCTTAAAAGAAAAACAAGAAGAATTTAAAGATATTATAAAAATCGGACGAACTCACTGCCAAGATGCAACTCCACTTACACTCGGACAAGAATTTTCAGGCTATGTCACACAAGTAAAAAAAGGAGTCAAAAGGATAAAAGACACATTGCCAAATCTATACGAACTAGCGCAGGGTGGAACAGCGGTCGGCACTGGACTAAATACCGCGCATGGATTTGCAGAAAAATTTGCAAAAACCGTATCAGAATTAACAGGCCTTCCATTTATAACTGCAGAAAATAAATTCGAAGCACTAGCTGCACACGATGCGATTGTTGAGGCTAGTGGAGCTATGAATACACTAGCATGCAGCCTAATGAAAATAGCAAATGACCTTCGCCTACTCGGCTCCGGCCCTCGCTCTGGCCTCGGTGAAATCTCACTTCCGGAAAACGAACCGGGCTCATCAATCATGCCGGGAAAGATCAATCCAACCCAGTGCGAGGCCCTCACAATGGTCTGTGCACAAGTAATGGGGAACCACACAACTATCACAATGAGCGGGGCAACGGGACATTTCGAACTAAACGTATTCAAACCAGTCATGGCATACGCTGTACTCCAATCCATCCGCCTACTCGCAGACTGCACCGGAAGTTTCACTGAAAAATGCATAACCGGCATCAAAGCAAACAAAGACCGAATCAACCAATTGATGGAAGACTCACTAATGCTAGTAACCGCACTCAATCCACACATCGGCTACGACAACTCAACTAAAATCGCCAAATACGCTCACGAAAAAGGCATCTCCCTCCGCGACTCAGCCATCCAAAGCGGCCTACTCACAGAAGAGCAATTCACTGAGTGGGTACGTCCTGAAAATATGATTTAA